A window of Planktothrix sp. FACHB-1365 contains these coding sequences:
- a CDS encoding MFS transporter has product MNSTPSAPISPPEKLSLSTKLAFGAGDLGPAITANISVFFVLVFLTNVAGLPAGLAGSVLMVGKIWDAINDPIVGVLSDRTVHPWGRRYPWMVFGAIPFGILFFLQWIVPSNNNSILFGYYVIIGILFNTAYTAVNLPYTALTPELTKDYNERTSLNSFRFAFSIGGSIFSLILAQIIFSFFPNAPYQRYLILGAVCGFLSVLPLFWCFLGTRKQVLSRQAGETIEDNSESLPIAEQIKIALSNRPFLLVIGIYLCSWLGVQLTASILPYFVVNWMKLPETTFPQVAIAVQGTALVMLFVWNLVSQRYGKKAVYFMGMGLWIVTQAGLFFLQPGQTTLMYILAILAGCGVATAYLVPWSMIPDVIDLDELNTGQRREGVFYSFMVLLQKIGLAIGLFLVGQALDFAGFISSIPGQIPPIQPDSALLAIRFAIGPLPTMILIIGMIFTFLYPITKEVHADILLQLSERKRNETLD; this is encoded by the coding sequence ATGAACTCAACGCCTTCTGCACCGATTTCCCCTCCAGAAAAGCTCAGTTTATCAACAAAATTAGCCTTTGGCGCGGGAGATTTAGGCCCTGCAATTACGGCAAATATTTCTGTATTTTTTGTTTTGGTTTTTCTGACTAATGTTGCGGGTTTACCTGCGGGATTAGCTGGAAGTGTGTTAATGGTAGGAAAAATTTGGGATGCGATTAATGATCCCATTGTAGGGGTTTTAAGCGATCGCACGGTTCATCCTTGGGGAAGACGTTATCCTTGGATGGTTTTTGGTGCAATTCCCTTTGGAATTTTATTTTTTTTACAGTGGATTGTTCCCAGTAATAATAACTCGATTTTGTTTGGGTATTATGTGATTATTGGGATTTTATTTAATACGGCTTATACTGCCGTTAATTTACCTTATACTGCTTTAACTCCTGAATTAACCAAGGACTATAACGAACGAACCAGTTTAAATAGTTTTCGCTTCGCGTTTTCAATTGGGGGGAGTATTTTTTCTTTAATTTTAGCCCAAATTATTTTTAGCTTTTTTCCCAATGCCCCTTATCAACGCTATTTAATTTTAGGAGCGGTTTGTGGTTTTTTATCGGTTCTCCCGCTCTTTTGGTGTTTTTTAGGAACCCGTAAGCAAGTTTTATCTCGACAAGCTGGAGAAACGATTGAGGATAATTCCGAAAGTCTTCCTATTGCTGAACAAATTAAAATTGCTCTCAGTAATCGACCTTTTTTATTAGTGATTGGAATTTATCTCTGTTCCTGGTTAGGCGTTCAATTGACAGCTTCTATTTTGCCTTATTTTGTCGTCAATTGGATGAAACTTCCTGAAACCACTTTTCCCCAGGTTGCCATTGCTGTTCAAGGAACTGCTTTAGTGATGTTATTTGTTTGGAATTTAGTCAGTCAACGCTATGGAAAAAAAGCCGTTTATTTTATGGGGATGGGGTTATGGATTGTTACCCAAGCGGGTTTATTTTTCCTGCAACCGGGACAAACTACGTTAATGTATATTCTAGCAATTTTAGCCGGATGTGGTGTAGCAACAGCCTATTTAGTTCCTTGGTCAATGATTCCTGATGTGATTGATTTAGATGAATTAAATACCGGACAAAGACGAGAAGGTGTTTTCTATTCGTTTATGGTGTTATTGCAAAAAATTGGATTAGCCATTGGGTTATTTTTAGTCGGACAAGCCTTAGATTTTGCCGGATTTATTTCCAGTATTCCGGGTCAAATTCCCCCCATTCAACCAGACTCTGCTCTGTTAGCCATTCGCTTTGCTATTGGCCCTTTACCGACAATGATTTTGATTATTGGGATGATTTTTACTTTTTTATATCCGATTACAAAAGAGGTTCACGCCGATATTTTACTCCAACTCAGCGAAAGAAAACGCAACGAAACTCTGGATTAA
- a CDS encoding DUF1517 domain-containing protein yields MAALGDRFNRMIGKTRFVVSRLFLHLGGDEVAPLLGVLNQAARNVIDADGDLEATGEALVQVCQSLLQYDTYWQSGSNEGDVVWNEGEAADYFNELFTDSGQRYLSEPDLSQPMYENQPLSLPITHNLVVMITIVSEGEVPDLETDLASVEAMNRGLKALINLHYQGRLRGISIHFSPARLGDELTNDQLLQNFPELIPL; encoded by the coding sequence ATGGCTGCTTTAGGCGATCGCTTTAATCGCATGATCGGAAAAACCCGGTTTGTGGTCAGTCGTTTGTTTCTACATTTAGGCGGTGATGAGGTGGCGCCCCTATTAGGGGTACTCAACCAAGCCGCCAGAAACGTCATTGACGCAGACGGAGACTTGGAAGCCACAGGAGAAGCATTAGTGCAAGTTTGCCAAAGTCTACTTCAGTATGATACCTATTGGCAGTCAGGATCGAATGAAGGGGATGTAGTTTGGAACGAAGGAGAAGCCGCGGATTACTTTAACGAATTGTTCACCGACTCTGGCCAACGGTATTTGAGCGAACCTGACTTATCTCAACCGATGTATGAAAATCAACCTCTGTCCTTACCCATCACCCACAATTTAGTGGTAATGATTACAATAGTTAGTGAAGGAGAAGTTCCTGATTTAGAAACAGATTTAGCGAGTGTGGAGGCGATGAATCGAGGGTTAAAAGCATTAATTAATCTTCACTATCAAGGCAGACTCAGAGGAATTTCAATTCATTTTTCTCCGGCTCGTTTAGGAGATGAGTTAACTAATGATCAATTATTGCAGAATTTCCCGGAACTGATTCCGCTTTAA
- the hpnA gene encoding hopanoid-associated sugar epimerase has protein sequence MIKAFVTGGTGFIGANLVRLLLKNNYAVRALVRPNSNLGNLKNLDVEIVEGNLTDSNLSQSLKGCRVLFHCAAHYSLWQKDKTLLEHYNIFGTRNILAAARQAEIERTIYTSSVAAIGVKPGIVVDETYQSPVENLVGYYKKSKYWAEQEAHNAVKLGQDIVIVNPSTPVGPWDIKPTPTGDLILRFLNQKMPAYVNTGLNFIDVRDVAQGHLLALETGKTGERYILGHQNLTLKEFLDLLSEITGLPAPQKTVPIWLPLSVAWVDEMILSRLGKTPSIPLDGVRMSRQSMYYNASKAVQELGLPQSSIKTALKDAVNWFMLSK, from the coding sequence ATGATCAAAGCTTTTGTAACCGGTGGGACGGGATTTATTGGAGCGAATTTAGTTCGACTATTATTAAAAAATAACTATGCGGTTCGAGCGTTAGTTCGTCCTAATAGTAATTTAGGAAACTTAAAGAATTTAGACGTTGAAATTGTTGAAGGAAATTTAACAGATTCTAATTTATCTCAATCTTTAAAAGGCTGTCGAGTTTTATTCCATTGTGCTGCCCATTATTCTTTATGGCAAAAAGATAAAACTTTATTAGAACACTATAATATTTTCGGAACTCGTAATATTTTAGCCGCCGCCAGACAAGCGGAAATTGAACGCACAATTTATACCAGTTCTGTTGCAGCTATTGGGGTAAAACCCGGCATTGTGGTGGATGAAACCTATCAAAGTCCGGTGGAAAATTTAGTCGGATATTATAAAAAATCTAAATATTGGGCAGAACAAGAAGCCCATAATGCAGTAAAATTAGGTCAGGATATTGTGATTGTCAATCCCAGTACCCCTGTTGGCCCTTGGGATATTAAACCGACACCGACAGGGGACTTAATATTACGCTTCCTGAACCAAAAAATGCCCGCCTACGTCAATACCGGATTAAATTTTATTGATGTCCGAGATGTCGCTCAAGGTCATTTACTCGCCTTAGAAACCGGAAAAACGGGAGAACGTTATATTTTAGGCCATCAAAATTTAACCTTAAAAGAATTTTTAGACTTATTATCAGAAATTACAGGTTTACCCGCCCCTCAAAAAACCGTCCCCATTTGGCTTCCCTTAAGCGTTGCCTGGGTGGATGAAATGATTTTATCACGGCTAGGGAAAACCCCTTCTATCCCCTTAGATGGCGTGAGAATGTCCCGACAATCGATGTATTATAATGCCTCAAAAGCAGTTCAAGAATTGGGTTTACCTCAATCTTCGATTAAAACTGCCTTGAAAGATGCCGTTAATTGGTTTATGTTATCAAAATAA
- the hetL gene encoding heterocyst differentiation pentapeptide repeat protein HetL, giving the protein MVLNIIMNVDEFLRRYAAAERNFPEIDLSSVDLQEANLVNLNLTRANLSYSDLREARLGKANLSKANLVQANLSETILWGADLTEANLYQAQLREADLTGAKLFKASLEQAQLMKACLSGCDLRNANLFQAILFEANFRPNHNQQTDLSYAILAEADLSYANFSGAILYQANLEKAKLCHAIFGVSGLGLLSSEQSYHTNLSEVNLKGADLSYADLSGANLCNADLRGADLTRTILTDANLNGVIMPDGSIHD; this is encoded by the coding sequence ATGGTACTTAATATTATTATGAATGTCGATGAATTTCTCAGAAGATATGCAGCCGCGGAACGTAATTTTCCTGAGATTGACTTATCTTCTGTTGATTTACAAGAAGCCAATTTAGTGAACTTAAACCTCACCAGAGCTAACTTAAGTTATTCGGATTTACGAGAAGCAAGATTAGGAAAAGCCAACCTGTCTAAAGCCAATCTTGTCCAGGCTAACTTAAGTGAAACTATTCTCTGGGGGGCTGATTTAACCGAAGCCAATTTATATCAAGCTCAGTTACGAGAAGCCGATTTAACCGGGGCGAAACTTTTTAAGGCATCCTTAGAACAAGCCCAACTCATGAAAGCTTGTTTATCAGGATGTGATTTAAGAAATGCCAATCTTTTCCAAGCGATTCTTTTTGAAGCTAATTTTCGCCCCAATCATAATCAACAAACGGATTTAAGTTATGCGATTTTAGCGGAAGCCGATTTAAGTTATGCCAATTTTAGTGGGGCGATTTTATATCAAGCCAATTTAGAAAAAGCCAAGCTCTGTCACGCTATTTTTGGGGTTTCGGGTTTAGGGCTTTTAAGCTCTGAACAAAGTTATCATACCAACCTCAGCGAAGTCAATTTAAAAGGGGCTGATTTAAGTTATGCGGATTTAAGTGGGGCTAATCTATGCAATGCTGATTTGCGAGGTGCTGATTTAACCCGCACTATTTTAACCGATGCTAATCTCAATGGGGTGATTATGCCAGATGGTAGCATTCATGATTAA
- a CDS encoding helix-turn-helix transcriptional regulator, translating into MTNSTLKSIQSTSSCEYLQLSPAALALMADFFKVLSEVSRLQIVCCLKSGAKNVTQIIEATGLGQANVSKHLKVLAQAGIVTRTQQGVSVYYEITNPFLFEVCDLVCESLVAQMHQQNQQLEQLRALKTAV; encoded by the coding sequence ATGACAAATTCCACTTTAAAATCCATCCAATCGACTTCAAGCTGCGAGTATTTACAATTATCTCCTGCCGCCTTAGCGTTGATGGCAGACTTTTTTAAAGTGTTATCGGAAGTTAGTCGTTTACAAATTGTTTGCTGTTTAAAATCTGGGGCTAAAAATGTGACCCAAATTATTGAAGCAACGGGATTAGGACAGGCGAATGTTTCTAAACATTTAAAAGTTTTAGCTCAAGCTGGAATTGTTACCCGGACTCAACAAGGCGTGAGCGTTTATTATGAAATTACAAATCCCTTTTTATTTGAAGTGTGCGATTTAGTCTGTGAATCTTTAGTGGCTCAAATGCACCAACAAAATCAACAGTTAGAACAACTACGGGCTTTGAAAACTGCTGTTTAG
- the hpnH gene encoding adenosyl-hopene transferase HpnH codes for MAIQIEQAIAVGKYLFMQRLMGRKKFPLVLMLEPLFRCNLACSGCGKIQHPKEILKQNLTPEDCFKAVEDCGAPVVSIPGGEPLLHPQIDEIVTGLVARKKFVYLCTNGILLEKSLHKFKPSPYLTFSVHLDGLKEHHDQCVDREGVFDIAVQAIKTAKSKGFRVTTNTTVFAGTNPQEMQKFFDFLETLGVDGMMISPGYSYEWAPDQNHFLKREQTKALFREILSPYKLGKKKWNFNHNPLFLDFLMGEEDYDCTPWGSPSYSVLGWQKPCYLLNEGYYSSYQELLEKTDWTKYGKSSGNPKCADCMVHCGYEPTAAIEAMKLENMGRSIGALF; via the coding sequence ATGGCTATTCAAATTGAACAAGCGATCGCCGTTGGTAAATATTTATTTATGCAACGGTTAATGGGGCGGAAAAAATTTCCCCTGGTGTTAATGTTAGAACCATTATTTCGGTGTAATTTAGCTTGTTCTGGCTGCGGAAAAATTCAACATCCGAAAGAAATTCTTAAGCAAAATTTAACCCCCGAAGATTGTTTTAAAGCCGTTGAAGACTGTGGTGCGCCTGTGGTTTCTATTCCTGGGGGTGAACCCTTATTACATCCCCAAATTGATGAAATTGTTACTGGGTTAGTCGCCCGCAAAAAATTTGTTTATTTGTGTACTAATGGCATTTTATTGGAAAAAAGTTTACACAAATTTAAACCTTCCCCTTATTTAACCTTTAGTGTGCATTTAGATGGATTAAAAGAACATCATGATCAATGTGTAGACCGAGAAGGCGTGTTTGATATTGCAGTTCAAGCCATTAAAACCGCAAAATCGAAAGGATTTAGAGTCACAACGAATACAACCGTATTTGCAGGAACTAACCCCCAGGAAATGCAGAAATTCTTTGATTTTCTGGAAACTTTAGGTGTGGATGGCATGATGATTTCTCCGGGTTATAGTTATGAATGGGCACCGGATCAAAACCATTTTCTCAAACGGGAACAAACCAAAGCCTTATTCCGTGAAATCTTATCTCCCTATAAATTAGGGAAAAAGAAATGGAATTTTAATCATAATCCCTTATTCCTCGATTTTTTGATGGGAGAAGAAGATTATGATTGTACCCCTTGGGGAAGTCCGAGTTACAGTGTTTTAGGATGGCAAAAACCCTGTTATTTATTAAATGAAGGGTATTATTCCAGTTATCAAGAATTATTAGAAAAAACCGACTGGACAAAATACGGAAAATCGAGTGGAAATCCCAAATGTGCAGATTGTATGGTTCACTGTGGTTATGAACCAACCGCAGCAATAGAAGCGATGAAACTGGAAAATATGGGGCGTTCTATTGGGGCTTTATTTTAA